One Effusibacillus lacus genomic region harbors:
- the qcrB gene encoding menaquinol-cytochrome c reductase cytochrome b subunit — MLKKTYDWIDERLGVTPIWRDIADHEVPAHVNPANKMSAFIYCFGGLTFLIITTQIISGMFLAMYYVPDIINAYKSVKYITDEVLLGNIVRGMHFWGASLVIIMMFLHMLRVFFTGSYKAPRELNWVVGVLIFAVVMGFGFTGYLLPWDQKAYWATAVGAKIAGSVPFIGKYIQTLLVGGPDLGALTLTRFFAIHVFFLPAALLVLLGLHFFMIRKQGIAGPL, encoded by the coding sequence ATGTTGAAGAAAACGTACGATTGGATAGACGAACGGTTAGGCGTGACCCCGATCTGGCGCGACATCGCCGATCACGAGGTTCCTGCCCACGTCAACCCTGCCAATAAAATGTCTGCATTCATTTATTGTTTTGGCGGTTTGACATTCCTTATTATCACTACGCAAATTATTTCCGGTATGTTCCTGGCCATGTACTATGTTCCGGACATTATCAATGCGTACAAGTCGGTCAAATATATTACCGATGAGGTTTTGCTGGGGAACATCGTTCGCGGTATGCACTTCTGGGGAGCAAGCCTTGTCATTATCATGATGTTCCTGCACATGCTGCGCGTATTCTTTACGGGATCTTACAAAGCACCCCGCGAATTGAACTGGGTTGTCGGGGTTCTTATCTTTGCTGTGGTAATGGGCTTCGGGTTCACCGGATACCTGTTGCCCTGGGACCAAAAAGCATATTGGGCTACCGCTGTGGGTGCCAAGATTGCAGGCTCTGTTCCTTTTATCGGAAAATACATCCAAACCTTGTTGGTAGGGGGACCGGATTTGGGTGCGTTGACTTTGACCAGATTCTTCGCCATTCACGTGTTCTTCCTGCCTGCAGCCCTTCTGGTACTGTTGGGATTGCATTTCTTCATGATCCGGAAGCAAGGGATTGCAGGTCCGCTATAA
- a CDS encoding ReoY family proteolytic degradation factor translates to MGEVINGAEKKYFIKWFLENYELQNREAEWLLQYLASNDHILERVHFIDNFKNLPKTILMSTKCVQMTPFKFYKNRRVTSDVEKAFLDIHNNPQEDIYIGLFFKDRSVSPEYAAVLETNPQEEARETDALVSLQAELILDTAIRNYQLAKLYEQIDLALDLGDKKRFHELANQLKDLIELG, encoded by the coding sequence GTGGGTGAAGTAATCAACGGTGCGGAGAAAAAATACTTCATAAAGTGGTTCCTGGAAAACTATGAACTGCAAAACCGGGAAGCGGAGTGGCTGTTGCAGTACCTTGCCTCAAATGATCATATACTGGAACGTGTTCATTTTATCGATAACTTCAAAAATCTCCCAAAAACAATTTTAATGTCGACCAAATGTGTTCAGATGACGCCGTTCAAATTTTACAAAAACAGACGTGTCACCTCTGACGTTGAGAAAGCGTTTCTGGATATCCACAACAATCCTCAGGAAGATATTTATATAGGGCTTTTCTTTAAAGATCGAAGTGTATCGCCTGAATATGCGGCGGTGCTGGAAACCAACCCGCAGGAAGAAGCCAGAGAAACGGACGCTTTAGTCAGCCTGCAAGCCGAATTGATTCTGGATACTGCGATTCGGAATTACCAGTTGGCCAAACTCTATGAACAGATTGATCTGGCACTGGACTTGGGAGACAAGAAGCGTTTTCACGAGCTGGCCAATCAATTGAAAGACTTGATTGAACTGGGCTGA
- a CDS encoding ubiquinol-cytochrome c reductase iron-sulfur subunit, with the protein MSDERKDKDGLSRRQFLTYALGGTGAFMAAAIGAPLIPLTIDPLTKAGKANYVEVGKESDFSTDLPRKVEFTVNKKDGWYEADVKMSAWIIKQEDGKWLAMSSICTHLGCQVNGSVDESGKSIPPKDGEWFFKCPCHDSKFTKYGVPNPGAPATRPLDAFDVKVEGGKILLGPIRERKA; encoded by the coding sequence ATGAGTGATGAGAGAAAAGACAAAGACGGACTTTCCCGCCGCCAATTTTTGACATACGCATTGGGCGGTACGGGTGCATTTATGGCGGCAGCCATCGGAGCTCCGTTAATACCTCTGACGATCGACCCGTTGACGAAGGCGGGAAAGGCAAACTACGTTGAGGTTGGCAAGGAATCCGATTTTTCCACGGATTTGCCGAGAAAAGTCGAGTTTACGGTCAACAAGAAAGACGGATGGTATGAAGCGGACGTTAAGATGAGCGCTTGGATCATCAAGCAAGAGGATGGCAAGTGGCTTGCGATGTCTTCCATCTGTACCCATCTTGGTTGTCAGGTGAACGGTTCGGTTGATGAATCGGGCAAATCCATTCCACCGAAGGATGGGGAATGGTTCTTCAAATGTCCCTGCCACGATTCAAAGTTTACCAAGTACGGCGTTCCCAACCCAGGTGCTCCTGCGACACGTCCACTTGACGCATTCGACGTGAAAGTCGAAGGCGGAAAGATCCTGTTGGGACCGATTAGAGAAAGAAAAGCATAG
- a CDS encoding DUF2487 family protein, with the protein MKLEGLSSERYAELKPYVDTLIQPVCAIGHKGEGVPPAGDCMQVRQAAISVEEQLSGRVFLLPEMVHTQMGSIDRSTPDELLVEYLYRLLLPYKEEGMTKAVLLYGTGTPKQAMEQAASLLTEKGFGMLAIRIVPGESGIESVVRKIISLWNS; encoded by the coding sequence GTGAAACTGGAAGGATTGTCTTCGGAAAGATACGCGGAATTAAAGCCGTACGTGGATACTTTGATACAGCCCGTCTGTGCCATAGGCCACAAGGGGGAAGGGGTGCCGCCAGCAGGAGACTGCATGCAAGTCAGACAGGCTGCCATAAGTGTGGAAGAACAACTTTCCGGCAGGGTGTTTCTGCTGCCGGAGATGGTGCACACACAGATGGGGAGTATTGACAGAAGCACCCCGGACGAGTTGCTTGTCGAATACTTGTATCGTCTATTGCTTCCATACAAAGAGGAAGGTATGACCAAAGCGGTGCTTCTTTACGGGACAGGCACTCCCAAACAGGCCATGGAACAAGCGGCCAGCCTCTTGACCGAAAAGGGTTTTGGCATGCTGGCAATTCGGATAGTCCCTGGTGAATCCGGGATCGAATCGGTTGTACGGAAAATTATAAGCCTTTGGAACAGCTAA